A stretch of the Polyangiaceae bacterium genome encodes the following:
- a CDS encoding serine/threonine protein kinase translates to MKHDPPDDERIDAMLRRAEPERATGLERRIGLDGVLHTVLGTPREEVLVGRFVLERGIGRGGMGVVYAGRDRESGARVAVKLLARSESTTRRRFEREADLLKTLEHERIVRYLGHGISADGIDYLVMEWLEGHDLGCHLRDGPLSVLDAVRVGVEAARALAVAHAAGVVHRDVKPKNLFLVDRRLENLKVIDFGLARGETSGTPLSAVGAVLGTPGYIAPEQLHGHADARTDVYGLGATLFECLTGGPPFRGSNPGAVLLAVKREPVPSLAARRPEIPAQLEALVVRMLGKDPAERPGDMNQVIAELSGLDILP, encoded by the coding sequence ATGAAACACGACCCGCCTGACGACGAGCGCATCGACGCGATGCTGCGGAGAGCCGAGCCCGAGAGGGCGACGGGACTCGAGCGTCGCATCGGCCTCGACGGCGTCCTTCACACCGTGCTCGGTACTCCCCGCGAGGAAGTGCTCGTCGGGCGCTTCGTGCTCGAGCGTGGGATCGGGCGAGGCGGCATGGGCGTGGTGTACGCGGGCCGCGACCGCGAGAGCGGCGCACGCGTCGCGGTCAAGCTGCTGGCGCGCAGCGAGTCCACGACGCGCCGGCGCTTCGAGCGAGAGGCCGACCTGCTCAAGACCCTCGAGCACGAGAGGATCGTGCGTTACCTGGGTCACGGGATCAGCGCGGACGGGATCGACTACCTGGTGATGGAGTGGCTGGAAGGTCACGATCTCGGCTGCCACTTGCGCGACGGGCCGCTCTCGGTGCTCGATGCCGTTCGGGTCGGCGTCGAGGCGGCGCGAGCCCTCGCGGTCGCGCACGCGGCGGGCGTCGTTCACCGAGACGTGAAGCCCAAGAACCTGTTCCTGGTGGATCGCCGTCTCGAGAACTTGAAGGTGATCGACTTCGGCCTCGCGCGCGGCGAGACCTCTGGAACCCCGCTGAGCGCGGTCGGAGCAGTGCTGGGAACCCCCGGCTACATCGCGCCGGAGCAACTGCACGGCCACGCCGACGCGCGCACCGACGTGTACGGGCTCGGCGCCACGCTCTTCGAGTGCCTCACGGGCGGCCCGCCGTTTCGCGGCTCCAATCCTGGCGCCGTGCTGCTCGCCGTCAAACGCGAGCCGGTGCCGAGCCTCGCCGCTCGGCGCCCGGAGATCCCGGCCCAGCTCGAGGCGTTGGTCGTCCGCATGCTGGGCAAAGACCCCGCGGAACGCCCCGGCGACATGAACCAGGTGATCGCGGAGCTCTCGGGGCTGGACATCCTCCCCTGA
- a CDS encoding RNA polymerase sigma factor yields the protein MDGCLAALVSMMNELDEKHWEEREISPFSLRRRQAEGARADVLASGDVRPDDELLAAWAGGDASAGKLLIERHYDSVARFFRTKARTAWEDLVQRTFLVLAEQRGKFEGQASVRAFLFGIARNVLFEHIRQSSRAGRADPDFRESAIVDLSPGIGSMAVQRADQRLLVTALQHIPLELQVLLELYYWEELDVAELAQVLQIPAGTVKSRLSRGRALLREQMERLPATAQERESVRVLFGAWIERINEVER from the coding sequence GTGGATGGCTGCCTCGCGGCCCTGGTCAGCATGATGAACGAACTCGACGAGAAGCACTGGGAAGAGCGGGAGATTTCTCCGTTCTCCCTGCGTCGCCGCCAGGCCGAGGGCGCTCGAGCCGACGTGTTAGCCTCGGGCGACGTGCGGCCGGACGACGAGCTTCTGGCAGCCTGGGCCGGCGGCGACGCCTCGGCTGGCAAGCTGCTGATCGAGCGCCACTACGACTCTGTGGCGCGGTTCTTCCGCACCAAGGCTCGAACGGCCTGGGAGGATCTAGTCCAGCGCACCTTCCTGGTGCTCGCCGAGCAGCGGGGGAAGTTCGAAGGGCAGGCGAGCGTCCGCGCGTTCCTGTTCGGGATCGCGAGGAACGTGCTGTTCGAGCACATTCGGCAGTCTAGCCGCGCCGGGCGGGCGGATCCGGATTTCCGCGAGAGCGCCATCGTGGATCTCTCGCCCGGCATCGGCTCCATGGCAGTCCAGCGGGCGGACCAGCGCTTGCTCGTGACGGCGCTGCAGCACATCCCGCTCGAGCTTCAGGTTCTGCTCGAGCTCTATTACTGGGAGGAGCTCGACGTCGCGGAGCTGGCCCAGGTCCTTCAGATCCCGGCTGGCACGGTGAAGAGCCGGCTGTCCCGCGGGCGTGCGCTGCTCCGTGAGCAGATGGAGCGCCTGCCCGCGACGGCCCAAGAACGGGAGAGCGTCCGCGTGCTCTTCGGTGCTTGGATCGAGCGCATCAACGAGGTCGAGCGCTGA
- a CDS encoding low temperature requirement protein A — MQARSRWFHRALLWTPRPGHERKLGWLELFYDLVYVAALVQLGTALASHVSLYGALAFAGLMVPLWFTWTGFTFYNNRFLVDDAVHRLLVFAQMLAIGAVAASVPNVLEGQHRTFAIAYGIARVVIALLYARAHVQVPEARGMTRRYSLGFALGAALWLGSAFVPAPWAFFLWAVAQSVDFSTPLGRRALGIIERYPPDFHHLAERYGILVLIVLGEGFVKVLSELADRGLTLESGTLAALGLLVTCMLWWIYFDDVAGARVKPRRLGSVLWVYAHLPLAIAVTAVGVSLKKAAGMSFADIGAAKYRWLFCGSLALALAAVGYIDYLTERRESDLPDDARVGARIVSAILVLALGVVGGFVPTWAWVVLVVVVCVAQVVFDISTSPRQADHHAHAAEHHGEEAEAEPAPSSPAPGTAPTRRWDPGEAVRRGAPSALRRDLYVYFMEGSWWRLFGACAFAYLFGNLVFASLYLLDPGGIANARSGSFLDAYFFSVQTMATIGYGALSPASTYANTLVTVEAALSLVSVAVVTGIVFAKLARPHSGILFSDVLTLEKRKGKPTLMFRVANARGNDVVEASIKVTVLRDELTPEGHRLRRLHELELERSSQPLFTLSWLVMHVVDEKSPIADLTADNAHDLVRAFVVTLMGHDGTYGTTTYARKLYYPEDIRWNQRFVDVISDLPDGRLAVDYDKFSSTRPVGEEP; from the coding sequence GTGCAGGCGAGAAGTCGCTGGTTCCATCGGGCGCTGCTCTGGACCCCCAGGCCCGGACACGAGAGGAAGCTTGGCTGGCTCGAGCTGTTCTACGACCTGGTGTACGTCGCCGCGTTGGTGCAGCTCGGCACCGCGCTGGCGAGCCATGTGAGCCTGTACGGAGCTCTGGCCTTCGCCGGCCTGATGGTCCCCCTCTGGTTCACCTGGACCGGATTCACCTTCTACAACAACCGCTTCTTGGTAGACGACGCGGTGCACCGGCTCCTGGTGTTCGCGCAGATGCTCGCGATCGGCGCGGTGGCCGCCAGCGTGCCGAACGTGCTCGAAGGGCAGCACCGCACCTTCGCCATCGCCTACGGCATCGCGCGGGTGGTGATCGCGCTCTTGTACGCGCGCGCGCACGTCCAGGTGCCCGAAGCCCGCGGCATGACTCGCCGCTATTCGCTCGGGTTCGCGCTGGGCGCGGCGCTCTGGCTCGGCAGCGCGTTCGTTCCGGCACCCTGGGCCTTCTTCCTCTGGGCGGTGGCGCAGTCCGTGGACTTCTCGACGCCGCTCGGCCGAAGAGCGCTGGGCATCATCGAGCGCTACCCGCCCGACTTCCACCACCTGGCCGAGCGCTACGGCATCCTGGTGTTGATCGTGCTCGGCGAGGGCTTCGTGAAGGTCCTGTCCGAGCTCGCCGACCGCGGCCTGACGCTGGAGAGCGGGACCCTCGCGGCGCTCGGCCTCTTGGTCACCTGCATGCTGTGGTGGATCTACTTCGACGACGTCGCCGGAGCCCGTGTGAAACCGCGGCGACTGGGCAGCGTGCTCTGGGTGTACGCGCACCTGCCGCTGGCCATCGCGGTGACGGCCGTCGGCGTCTCGCTGAAGAAGGCGGCCGGCATGAGCTTCGCCGACATCGGCGCCGCCAAGTACCGCTGGCTCTTCTGCGGTAGCTTGGCGCTCGCGCTCGCCGCCGTCGGCTACATCGACTACCTGACGGAGCGTCGCGAGTCCGACCTGCCCGACGACGCCCGCGTGGGTGCCCGAATCGTCTCCGCCATCCTCGTGCTCGCGCTCGGCGTCGTCGGCGGCTTCGTCCCGACCTGGGCGTGGGTCGTGCTGGTCGTGGTGGTGTGCGTCGCGCAGGTCGTCTTCGACATCTCGACCTCGCCCCGACAGGCCGATCACCACGCCCACGCGGCCGAGCACCACGGGGAGGAGGCCGAGGCGGAGCCCGCCCCGAGCTCCCCGGCCCCCGGTACAGCACCGACCCGTCGCTGGGATCCAGGCGAAGCCGTGCGCCGCGGAGCACCCAGCGCGCTGCGCCGCGACCTCTACGTGTATTTCATGGAAGGCTCCTGGTGGCGCCTCTTCGGAGCGTGCGCGTTCGCGTACCTGTTCGGCAACCTGGTCTTCGCCTCGCTCTACCTGCTCGATCCCGGCGGCATCGCCAACGCCAGGTCCGGCTCGTTCCTGGACGCGTACTTCTTCAGCGTGCAGACCATGGCCACCATCGGCTACGGCGCGCTCAGCCCGGCCAGCACCTACGCGAACACGCTGGTCACGGTCGAGGCCGCGCTGTCGCTGGTCAGCGTCGCGGTCGTCACGGGCATCGTCTTCGCCAAGCTGGCCCGCCCGCACTCGGGGATCCTGTTCAGCGACGTGCTCACCCTGGAGAAGCGCAAGGGCAAGCCCACGCTGATGTTCCGGGTGGCGAACGCCCGGGGCAACGACGTGGTGGAGGCCAGCATCAAGGTGACGGTGCTCCGCGACGAGCTGACCCCCGAGGGCCATCGCCTGCGGCGACTGCACGAGCTGGAGCTCGAGCGCTCGTCACAGCCGCTGTTCACGCTGTCGTGGCTGGTGATGCACGTGGTGGACGAGAAGAGCCCGATCGCCGATCTGACGGCGGACAACGCCCACGATCTGGTGCGCGCCTTCGTGGTCACGCTGATGGGGCACGACGGCACCTACGGCACGACGACCTACGCCCGCAAGCTCTACTACCCCGAGGACATCCGCTGGAATCAGCGCTTCGTGGACGTGATCAGCGATCTGCCGGACGGACGCCTGGCGGTGGACTACGACAAGTTCAGCAGCACGCGCCCGGTCGGGGAGGAGCCGTGA
- a CDS encoding DUF504 domain-containing protein, with protein sequence MTHGSTKGPRFRTSREAYDWVRWDPAFDPAEFVVLYDDHDDALAEVAFEAFEPQGEIPWHRVRALRRRGEIVWDRDARIDRLAEARRHVR encoded by the coding sequence GTGACGCACGGCTCCACCAAAGGCCCGCGCTTCCGGACCTCGCGCGAGGCCTACGACTGGGTTCGCTGGGACCCGGCCTTCGACCCGGCTGAGTTCGTGGTGCTGTACGACGACCACGACGACGCGCTGGCGGAGGTCGCGTTCGAGGCCTTCGAGCCCCAGGGCGAGATCCCCTGGCACCGGGTCCGCGCGCTGCGGCGGAGGGGCGAGATCGTCTGGGATCGGGACGCGCGCATCGACCGGCTCGCCGAGGCGCGGCGGCACGTGCGCTAG